A part of Dehalococcoidia bacterium genomic DNA contains:
- a CDS encoding DUF3096 domain-containing protein yields MDDINIWTLVIGILSILFGILVIVKPKIIAWVVGIYFIVIGVLWVINAF; encoded by the coding sequence GTGGACGACATTAATATTTGGACCCTCGTAATCGGTATTCTCAGCATCCTGTTCGGCATACTGGTTATAGTGAAGCCGAAGATAATCGCCTGGGTGGTGGGCATCTACTTTATTGTCATAGGGGTTCTCTGGGTAATTAACGCGTTCTGA
- the nuoF gene encoding NADH-quinone oxidoreductase subunit NuoF, whose product MIAKQAVNEIERLKESYPSKYSALLPALSLVQRNHGNVLNMKDIHDVAALFDVPVGKVYGVATYYSMFNVDKKIGKYHLQVDTNIPGVLAGAKDILAHLEKVLGIKAGETTDDGLFTISEVECLGSCGTCPVIQVNDVYYENMTTTKVDQLIKSLRKDVMPERKDDSHFGTVCNVLLKNRGVKDATSIKTAKANGAYQTLAKAKKMKPEDILKEVKDAGLRGRGGAGFPAGMKWSFLAKDTGKPVYLICNADEGEPGTFKDRQIMEYDPHLLIEGMAISALAIGAKTAFIYIRGEFGWIADILEKAIAEAKKDGQLSDLNIIVHRGAGSYVCGEETALIESLEGKRGQPRIRPPFPAVSGVYNSPTIVNNVETLASVPFIVDKGAAEFKKLGSENNYGFKLFGISGCVNKPGVYEYPMGVSFNELIKAAGGVKGTLKAAIVGGLSVAIMKAEELKDLKMDFDSCAKKGTGLGSGGIMVISDDFSIPELALRTAKFYAHESCGKCVPCKEGSYMLVKILKKILAGNGTSKDIDNIIKITNTVRGGLSLCPTGEAFSVPIGAMVTKFRDEFEALI is encoded by the coding sequence ATGATAGCTAAGCAGGCAGTAAACGAAATCGAAAGGCTGAAGGAGAGCTATCCCAGCAAATATTCGGCGCTCTTGCCGGCGTTGAGCCTGGTTCAGCGGAATCACGGCAATGTGCTAAACATGAAGGACATTCATGACGTTGCGGCACTGTTTGATGTCCCTGTCGGCAAGGTCTATGGTGTAGCGACTTACTATTCGATGTTCAACGTCGATAAAAAAATCGGGAAATATCACCTGCAGGTTGATACCAATATACCGGGCGTATTAGCAGGTGCAAAAGACATTTTAGCCCATCTCGAAAAAGTCCTTGGAATTAAAGCCGGTGAAACTACCGATGACGGATTATTCACTATTAGCGAGGTTGAGTGTCTGGGATCATGCGGTACCTGTCCCGTGATTCAGGTCAACGACGTGTACTATGAGAACATGACTACCACAAAGGTGGACCAGCTTATCAAATCATTACGCAAAGATGTGATGCCGGAACGGAAGGATGATTCGCACTTCGGGACGGTTTGCAACGTTCTTCTGAAGAACAGGGGTGTAAAAGACGCCACCTCGATAAAAACGGCTAAAGCCAATGGCGCATATCAAACCCTGGCCAAGGCAAAGAAGATGAAGCCGGAGGATATCCTTAAAGAGGTTAAGGACGCCGGTTTGCGGGGGCGCGGCGGCGCCGGATTCCCGGCGGGAATGAAGTGGAGCTTCCTGGCGAAAGATACAGGCAAGCCCGTATATCTTATCTGCAATGCCGACGAAGGGGAGCCGGGGACGTTTAAAGACAGACAGATCATGGAATACGATCCCCATCTGCTAATCGAGGGTATGGCGATTTCGGCGCTGGCCATCGGCGCAAAAACAGCCTTTATCTATATACGCGGTGAGTTCGGATGGATTGCCGATATCCTGGAGAAGGCGATTGCGGAGGCCAAGAAAGACGGCCAGCTTTCCGATTTAAATATAATCGTGCATCGAGGCGCGGGTTCGTATGTCTGCGGTGAAGAGACGGCGCTTATCGAATCCCTGGAAGGCAAGCGCGGACAGCCCCGCATACGTCCTCCCTTCCCCGCAGTCTCGGGTGTATATAATTCTCCCACCATAGTTAACAATGTTGAGACGCTGGCAAGCGTTCCGTTTATCGTGGATAAAGGGGCCGCGGAATTCAAGAAATTGGGATCCGAAAATAATTACGGATTTAAGCTGTTCGGCATCAGCGGGTGCGTGAACAAACCGGGCGTTTACGAGTATCCCATGGGGGTTTCTTTCAATGAACTCATTAAAGCCGCCGGCGGCGTCAAAGGAACACTGAAAGCCGCTATAGTAGGCGGACTGTCGGTCGCGATCATGAAGGCGGAAGAGCTAAAAGATTTGAAGATGGATTTTGATTCCTGCGCCAAGAAAGGCACCGGCCTTGGCTCGGGCGGGATCATGGTTATCAGCGATGATTTCTCTATTCCAGAGCTAGCCCTCCGTACGGCGAAGTTCTATGCGCATGAGTCGTGCGGCAAGTGCGTGCCGTGCAAGGAAGGTTCGTACATGCTGGTGAAAATACTGAAGAAGATACTTGCCGGCAACGGGACATCTAAGGATATCGATAACATCATCAAGATAACCAATACGGTGCGGGGAGGATTAAGCCTCTGTCCTACCGGCGAGGCATTCTCTGTTCCGATTGGCGCGATGGTTACTAAATTCCGCGACGAGTTCGAAGCGCTGATTTAA
- the fdhF gene encoding formate dehydrogenase subunit alpha → MKITINGITCEAKEGQTVLQAARDNGIYIPSLCYHERTGVAGKCRVCVAEIEGMRGLQTTCSVEAKDGMKVVTNSETVLNAQRLVVDLLLSTGKHDCISCEKNGNCELQNAAYYLHIEHPSIQYADIVTDTDDSSAFIQVERSKCISCGRCVAGCNNTVVNEVLDFGSRGHGTAIVFDTNKPMGESTCVQCGECVQMCPVGALIEKKSIGKARAWEIKKIRTTCPYCGVGCQLDLHTKGEQIVKVTGVEDGSPNKGQLCVKGRFGYDFIYSEDRLTSPLVKENGKFREAAWEEALDIVANKFKEIIKESGPDAIAGVSCARSINEDSYQMQKLFRSVIGTNNIDHCARTUHAPTVAGLAAAFGSGAMTNSFNELERAKLIFCIGTNMTEAHPVASYFLKRGVKKGAKLIVADPRKQPLADRADIYAQIKVGSDVAFLNGLMNVLIAEDLYDKKFVSENCENFDDLKAKVMEYPVERASEISGVPVETIQEIARTMAKVKPGMLCYTLGITEHTCGKNNVMSTANLQMLLGNMGVECGGVNPLRGQNNVQGACDMGALPVVFPGYQGVTDPAIREKFQKAWGVASLPDKPGLMIPDMMAGLPTKKVRAFYIFGENLANTEPNIKHVEHELESAEFIVCNDIFPTETTRFADVIFPAAAWSEDDGTFTSSERRVNRVRKVKSPPGQAKPNWWIFKEIAKRMGHNWESNSAQEIWDNEVSVLAPAYGGIKYSRIEGDGLQWPCPNVEHPGTKFLHKDGKFSRGKGAFKGIEWTPPAEVEDKEYPFVLSTGRRLYHYHSRTQTMRTGLDKILSEETADISPADAAKLGVKNNEYVIVSSRRGSVKVKARVTEQIPPGLVWMAFHFRDGNANWLTNNVFDPDTKTAEYKACAVKVEKAKK, encoded by the coding sequence ATGAAGATCACAATCAATGGGATAACTTGTGAAGCAAAGGAAGGACAGACGGTGCTTCAGGCGGCCAGGGACAACGGGATTTATATCCCATCTCTGTGCTACCACGAAAGGACCGGCGTTGCCGGCAAGTGCCGTGTATGCGTTGCCGAGATTGAGGGCATGCGTGGATTACAGACTACCTGTTCCGTTGAGGCGAAGGACGGCATGAAGGTTGTAACCAACTCGGAGACCGTATTGAACGCCCAGCGTCTGGTCGTCGACCTGCTCTTATCCACAGGCAAACACGATTGTATTTCATGCGAAAAGAACGGCAATTGCGAATTGCAGAATGCGGCTTACTATCTGCATATCGAGCATCCGAGCATCCAGTATGCCGATATAGTGACGGATACGGACGATAGCTCGGCCTTTATTCAGGTGGAACGCAGCAAATGTATCTCATGCGGGCGCTGCGTCGCCGGATGCAACAATACCGTTGTTAACGAGGTGCTCGATTTCGGCAGCCGCGGGCATGGAACCGCCATCGTATTTGATACGAACAAACCCATGGGCGAGTCGACATGCGTGCAGTGCGGCGAATGCGTTCAGATGTGCCCGGTGGGCGCGCTCATCGAGAAGAAGTCTATCGGTAAGGCGCGGGCATGGGAGATCAAGAAGATACGCACCACCTGCCCCTACTGCGGAGTCGGGTGTCAACTTGACCTGCATACCAAAGGCGAGCAGATCGTTAAGGTCACCGGTGTGGAGGATGGCTCTCCAAACAAGGGTCAGCTTTGCGTTAAAGGGCGCTTCGGCTACGACTTCATTTATTCAGAGGACAGGTTAACGTCTCCCTTGGTTAAAGAAAACGGTAAATTCAGGGAGGCTGCCTGGGAAGAAGCCCTCGATATCGTAGCTAATAAGTTTAAGGAGATAATAAAGGAATCGGGCCCGGACGCCATAGCCGGAGTGAGCTGCGCCAGAAGCATCAATGAAGATTCTTATCAAATGCAGAAGCTCTTCCGATCGGTTATCGGCACTAATAACATCGATCATTGCGCACGTACCTGACACGCCCCTACGGTCGCCGGTCTGGCGGCCGCGTTCGGCTCAGGCGCAATGACCAACTCATTCAACGAGCTTGAAAGAGCAAAACTGATATTCTGCATCGGCACCAATATGACGGAAGCACACCCGGTTGCATCGTACTTCCTCAAGCGCGGGGTCAAGAAAGGCGCCAAGTTAATAGTGGCCGACCCGCGCAAACAGCCTCTGGCGGACAGGGCCGATATCTATGCCCAGATAAAGGTTGGTTCGGATGTGGCCTTCCTTAACGGTCTAATGAATGTTCTTATCGCGGAGGACCTGTACGACAAGAAATTCGTTAGTGAGAACTGCGAGAATTTCGATGACCTGAAAGCCAAGGTCATGGAATATCCTGTTGAGCGTGCCTCCGAGATATCGGGTGTGCCTGTCGAGACTATTCAGGAAATCGCTCGTACGATGGCAAAGGTTAAGCCAGGCATGCTGTGCTATACGCTCGGTATAACCGAACATACCTGCGGCAAGAATAATGTTATGTCGACAGCCAACCTTCAGATGCTGCTGGGTAACATGGGGGTCGAGTGCGGCGGCGTCAACCCGCTGCGCGGACAGAACAACGTTCAGGGCGCGTGCGACATGGGCGCCCTGCCGGTGGTTTTCCCGGGATACCAGGGCGTCACGGACCCCGCGATAAGAGAGAAGTTCCAGAAAGCTTGGGGCGTTGCGTCCTTACCGGACAAGCCGGGGCTCATGATCCCGGATATGATGGCCGGACTACCCACGAAGAAGGTCAGGGCATTCTACATTTTCGGCGAGAACCTGGCGAACACGGAGCCGAATATAAAGCATGTAGAGCATGAGCTGGAGTCGGCGGAGTTCATAGTGTGTAACGATATCTTCCCGACGGAAACGACAAGGTTTGCCGACGTAATCTTCCCGGCGGCGGCATGGTCGGAGGACGATGGCACATTCACCAGCAGCGAGCGCAGGGTCAATCGCGTTCGCAAGGTCAAGAGCCCTCCGGGACAGGCTAAGCCGAATTGGTGGATATTCAAAGAGATAGCTAAGAGGATGGGTCACAATTGGGAGTCCAACAGCGCCCAGGAGATATGGGATAATGAAGTATCCGTCCTGGCTCCGGCATACGGCGGGATTAAGTACTCAAGGATTGAAGGTGACGGACTGCAGTGGCCCTGCCCCAATGTAGAACATCCGGGGACAAAGTTCCTGCACAAGGATGGAAAGTTCTCGCGCGGCAAGGGCGCTTTCAAGGGCATCGAGTGGACGCCGCCGGCCGAGGTTGAGGATAAAGAGTACCCGTTCGTGCTCAGCACGGGTAGAAGGCTCTATCATTATCATTCGCGTACGCAGACGATGCGCACCGGATTGGACAAGATACTTTCGGAGGAGACGGCTGATATCTCACCTGCCGACGCAGCGAAGCTAGGTGTGAAGAATAACGAGTATGTGATTGTCTCGTCACGACGCGGATCCGTAAAAGTAAAAGCAAGGGTGACGGAGCAGATTCCGCCGGGCCTAGTGTGGATGGCTTTCCATTTCCGCGACGGCAATGCGAATTGGCTGACGAACAATGTGTTCGATCCTGATACCAAGACCGCGGAATACAAAGCCTGCGCTGTTAAGGTGGAGAAAGCGAAGAAGTAG
- a CDS encoding ferritin family protein, whose translation MKSKLGDIIGKAIQNEEDARLFYTDLAKKVKDKEAKEALTFMAGEEKKHKDFLVSYRDGKNKSALKMEDTVDYKVAEYNEKPDIKGDLKSKDVYLIAAHRELNSHNFYNALAEAQPKGEVKDMLLTMAQEELKHKEKVEYLYSNTAFTEAW comes from the coding sequence ATGAAAAGCAAACTTGGTGACATCATCGGAAAAGCCATCCAGAATGAAGAAGATGCTAGGCTGTTCTATACCGATCTCGCGAAAAAGGTGAAGGATAAAGAGGCCAAAGAAGCCCTGACTTTTATGGCAGGGGAGGAGAAGAAACACAAGGATTTTCTCGTTTCATATCGGGACGGAAAGAATAAGAGCGCGTTGAAAATGGAGGATACCGTCGATTACAAGGTGGCCGAATACAACGAAAAGCCGGATATTAAAGGCGATCTGAAATCCAAGGACGTGTATCTAATCGCCGCCCATCGCGAACTCAACTCACACAATTTCTATAACGCGCTTGCAGAAGCGCAGCCAAAAGGTGAGGTCAAGGACATGCTGCTTACAATGGCCCAAGAGGAGCTCAAACACAAGGAAAAGGTTGAATACCTGTACTCGAACACGGCTTTTACTGAGGCTTGGTAA
- a CDS encoding class I SAM-dependent methyltransferase, which produces MDFKSIDWNAMWQQESRHSHLKDNSSQQELWNRRADRFGKKVNHVKDGETRDKDDYIYQMLERIEIRPGWTVLDIGCGPGTLTIPLAKKAASVTALDISSEMLKRLRSDAESSGLSNIQYLNSSWQDAFANKQVGNHDVVVASRSLSSGDMKEALSNIVAITRQAAFLTSPIVHLPFDWEAYKAIGRYGKGHARYIYIYNMLFQMGIQANVEILYCKVKAQFSSVEEAIDDLQWRTDPFSTDEKKKLREFLKSKFVEEQDSSVFTHEGQSKWALIWWRKENQE; this is translated from the coding sequence ATGGACTTCAAGTCGATAGATTGGAATGCCATGTGGCAACAAGAATCAAGACACTCTCACCTGAAAGACAACTCGTCACAGCAGGAACTATGGAACAGGAGAGCGGATCGATTCGGTAAAAAGGTTAACCACGTTAAGGATGGCGAGACAAGGGATAAGGATGATTATATCTACCAAATGCTGGAACGAATTGAAATCAGGCCCGGGTGGACGGTGCTTGATATCGGCTGCGGGCCGGGTACGCTCACTATTCCTCTAGCGAAGAAGGCAGCGAGTGTCACTGCACTCGATATTTCTTCGGAGATGCTGAAACGATTGAGGTCCGATGCCGAAAGCAGCGGCTTAAGCAACATCCAATACCTGAACTCTTCCTGGCAGGACGCCTTTGCCAACAAGCAGGTAGGCAATCATGATGTCGTAGTAGCTTCACGCTCGCTGAGCTCGGGTGATATGAAAGAAGCTCTATCAAATATAGTTGCCATCACTAGACAGGCGGCTTTTCTCACTTCCCCAATCGTGCATCTTCCTTTTGACTGGGAAGCCTATAAGGCAATAGGCAGATACGGTAAAGGGCATGCGCGATATATTTACATTTACAATATGCTTTTTCAGATGGGCATCCAAGCTAACGTCGAGATTCTCTACTGCAAGGTCAAAGCTCAGTTCTCGAGTGTTGAAGAAGCTATAGATGATCTACAATGGCGAACCGATCCCTTTAGCACCGATGAAAAAAAGAAGCTGCGAGAATTTCTGAAGAGTAAATTCGTCGAAGAACAAGACTCGTCTGTCTTTACTCACGAAGGGCAGTCGAAATGGGCTCTCATCTGGTGGCGGAAAGAAAATCAAGAGTAA
- a CDS encoding C-GCAxxG-C-C family protein: MAPDKPDPKHNFSALFDERVKDILTSEEERERLGELAYDYYRKSFGCSQSIFQAFQDVLEIRDDFWFKAVGGLQGGGGCGLTCGALTMGFVLINARTGRSSIDQGLEAILPAFAPCHELAQWFKSMFKSNTCSEITGLNWFDMNEVATHYMSNKGEETREKCAKLTGATAVKVAEILSKL; the protein is encoded by the coding sequence ATGGCACCTGATAAACCTGACCCCAAACACAATTTCTCCGCGCTCTTTGACGAGAGAGTCAAGGATATCCTCACCTCGGAAGAGGAGCGGGAGCGGCTGGGCGAGTTGGCATATGATTACTATAGGAAATCCTTCGGCTGCTCTCAATCTATATTTCAGGCCTTCCAGGATGTCCTCGAGATCAGGGACGACTTCTGGTTCAAAGCCGTGGGAGGGCTTCAGGGAGGGGGAGGCTGTGGGTTGACCTGCGGCGCTCTGACCATGGGTTTTGTACTCATCAACGCCAGAACAGGGCGGTCCAGCATCGACCAGGGCCTGGAGGCTATCCTGCCTGCCTTTGCTCCGTGCCACGAGCTGGCACAGTGGTTCAAGTCGATGTTTAAAAGCAACACCTGCTCCGAGATCACAGGGCTTAACTGGTTCGACATGAACGAGGTCGCCACGCACTACATGAGTAATAAAGGAGAGGAAACCCGGGAGAAGTGCGCCAAGCTTACGGGAGCCACGGCCGTCAAGGTGGCGGAGATCCTGAGCAAGTTGTGA